One window of the Sporomusaceae bacterium genome contains the following:
- a CDS encoding glycosyltransferase family 2 protein: MENGKTLIVIPAFNEQDNILGVIGDIRTHLPDADILVVNDCSVDATAKRARQAAGVQVVDLPCNLGIGGAVQTGFKYARDRGYDYMVQIDGDGQHLPREVSKLAAAMAATGSDMVIGSRFLDVRSFRTSWQRRIGINIFRHLFRLLLGLTITDGTSGFRLYNRRSIEVLARFYPSDYPEPDAIVLLYKHGLAITEVGVAMRARESGHSSITALRSPYYMAKVTLSIILSCSRTRW; the protein is encoded by the coding sequence ATGGAAAACGGCAAAACGCTGATTGTCATCCCGGCGTTTAACGAACAGGATAATATCCTCGGGGTCATCGGCGATATCCGCACCCACCTGCCTGACGCCGATATCCTCGTCGTCAACGACTGCTCGGTCGACGCGACCGCCAAGAGGGCGCGGCAGGCCGCCGGCGTGCAGGTCGTCGATCTGCCCTGCAATCTCGGCATCGGCGGCGCCGTCCAGACCGGCTTCAAGTACGCCCGCGACCGCGGCTACGATTATATGGTGCAGATCGACGGCGACGGCCAGCACCTGCCGCGCGAAGTGAGCAAGCTGGCAGCCGCCATGGCCGCCACCGGCAGCGATATGGTCATCGGCTCGCGCTTTTTGGATGTCCGCTCCTTCCGCACGTCGTGGCAGCGGCGGATCGGCATAAATATTTTCCGCCACCTTTTCCGCCTGCTCCTGGGGCTCACCATCACGGACGGCACCTCGGGCTTCCGCCTCTACAACAGGAGAAGCATCGAGGTTCTCGCCCGCTTTTACCCCAGCGATTATCCCGAGCCCGACGCCATCGTCCTCCTCTACAAGCACGGCCTGGCCATCACCGAGGTCGGCGTCGCCATGCGGGCCCGCGAAAGCGGCCATTCCTCCATCACCGCCCTCAGGAGCCCCTACTACATGGCCAAGGTCACCCTCTCGATCATCTTATCCTGTTCGCGGACGAGGTGGTGA
- a CDS encoding DUF2304 domain-containing protein, protein MVVHIDKIHFLGAIFSFIILAAVFVLVRERHLKEKYSLAWFLIGLFILVMSIFEGLMDWFGDLIGVYYAPSAFFGLLIACAYLLLLNMSVSISHLKMHNKALTQELGLTKLRFEELEQKVNRSGHD, encoded by the coding sequence ATGGTCGTGCATATCGACAAGATCCACTTCCTGGGCGCCATTTTCAGCTTCATCATCCTCGCCGCCGTCTTCGTGCTTGTCCGCGAGCGCCATCTCAAGGAGAAATACTCCCTCGCCTGGTTTCTCATCGGCCTCTTCATCCTCGTGATGTCGATCTTCGAAGGGCTGATGGACTGGTTCGGCGACCTCATCGGCGTCTATTACGCCCCCTCGGCTTTTTTCGGCCTGCTGATCGCCTGCGCCTACCTCCTGCTCCTCAATATGAGTGTCAGCATATCCCACCTTAAAATGCACAACAAGGCCCTGACCCAGGAACTGGGCCTGACCAAACTGCGCTTCGAGGAACTCGAACAGAAAGTGAACAGGTCCGGCCATGATTAA